In a single window of the Candidatus Zixiibacteriota bacterium genome:
- a CDS encoding P-loop NTPase fold protein has protein sequence MKAEEREYRYRLFTTPRVTCGPEVAEFITAQSGGVIQVEFAGEISVIWQGNPPYEIDDIELSAPADPVITADLKIILEDKILTRDPIQLRDYMAVVSRRGYKMGLVDGPDVPIFAYLVLAAIGLYEHAPNIPNQVIHEMLNQLPNSWASRMNEGVLLWPLPDSLQATRESTPSVDNHISAIERVLAVIADKYPNIHAKSTARPDPRQQAPDETASSGGASKKGTPVTDDSPSTGNVFVSYSHEDRERVIPLIVALRKRGLSVEWELNIPPGMSFDDVIESALTASQCVIAVWSANSIKSHWVKTEAGEAKQRDKLLPVLIDDVTPPLEFRMIQTTDLVDWEPGVPNEEFDRMIEAIESKVGRSLPPPTEETPTPDSPTPRETASTGFFGFDSDSEAPNDALDYGGYAKALATTICDSATGMPFTIGICAPWGRGKTALMKFIKDEINVINAKLKGVKNRSEQDQQRAEVIDFNAWRYSKSNAVWAAFLGVIVKGIEDSLGFWKKISFRLFVTRKAHPLRLVGWIAGVIVFGFILYGKVPTIIDHFTSDQTVQGDQLRQIITVVEDNPPNDTTATLYVKEPKTENDSLIDFESIGVKNAMTVVTGLITVISTIWGWFWPLSRGVLGKVKKGGRDILPQAQEDVIQYLSIVSQWLALQTKPTEESEDQPPTSSLSTDRFVVFIDDIDRVQPGKVLLLMEAIKLFMDTERFVFILAMDTRVVRFAIGEHYKFMCKTVKDREEMGRFYLEKMIQVPFHLPALTAVKRRQLIDSVISKYVVEEMSEPEPVPVSETIDLPAKPAPYVAEPTAEPIAETAAPPSAERPAPARKAAPSPEAELSDEIDQPGPIEAVRMKITPTEYSVINNIMDTDGFNISPRLMKRFINIYMMARHILIMERAGQVGTGTGYVPPSSFAKWLAISVLHPFESAALVRWLSGRGWESPFATTGIDPNLVFDDKGEFCYQVKKKPSKTAERGTLNQKPFDDLSIRELHRFGRLLLQLDLDWIAVSRNIHITNCFNLVLE, from the coding sequence ATGAAGGCAGAAGAACGGGAATATCGGTACCGGCTTTTTACCACACCGCGCGTCACATGCGGCCCCGAAGTCGCGGAGTTTATCACAGCCCAATCGGGTGGGGTGATTCAAGTTGAATTTGCGGGGGAAATATCAGTTATCTGGCAAGGAAATCCACCGTATGAAATCGATGATATAGAGCTAAGCGCGCCCGCCGATCCGGTGATTACAGCGGATCTCAAGATCATACTGGAAGATAAGATACTCACACGAGACCCAATCCAACTTAGAGATTACATGGCCGTGGTGAGCCGACGTGGTTACAAGATGGGACTGGTCGATGGGCCGGACGTCCCGATCTTCGCCTACCTTGTTCTTGCGGCCATCGGTCTTTATGAGCACGCACCGAATATCCCGAACCAGGTAATTCATGAGATGCTGAATCAATTGCCTAACTCCTGGGCAAGCAGGATGAATGAGGGCGTGTTGCTGTGGCCGCTTCCTGATTCCCTACAGGCAACCCGCGAATCGACTCCAAGCGTTGACAATCATATCAGCGCTATTGAGCGTGTGTTGGCGGTGATTGCAGACAAGTATCCCAACATCCACGCCAAGTCTACAGCCAGACCCGACCCACGCCAACAGGCCCCCGATGAGACGGCAAGCTCCGGCGGCGCATCCAAAAAAGGGACCCCAGTAACAGACGACTCTCCCTCGACCGGCAATGTATTTGTGAGCTACTCCCATGAAGACCGTGAGCGCGTAATACCACTGATAGTTGCCCTCAGAAAACGAGGTTTGTCAGTGGAGTGGGAACTGAACATACCTCCCGGGATGAGCTTCGACGATGTTATCGAATCTGCACTGACTGCATCGCAGTGTGTAATCGCGGTTTGGTCTGCAAATTCGATAAAATCGCACTGGGTAAAAACGGAAGCAGGCGAAGCGAAACAGCGTGACAAACTTCTCCCCGTGCTGATAGACGATGTGACCCCGCCGCTGGAATTTCGGATGATCCAGACAACGGATCTGGTGGACTGGGAGCCGGGCGTTCCCAACGAGGAATTCGACCGGATGATCGAGGCCATTGAGAGCAAGGTGGGACGTTCATTGCCGCCTCCGACTGAGGAAACTCCCACTCCTGACTCACCCACTCCCCGGGAAACCGCCAGCACCGGGTTCTTCGGATTCGATTCCGACAGCGAAGCACCCAATGATGCCCTAGACTACGGCGGTTATGCCAAGGCCTTAGCCACCACTATTTGCGACAGCGCCACAGGCATGCCATTCACTATCGGCATTTGTGCGCCCTGGGGTCGGGGCAAGACCGCGTTGATGAAGTTTATTAAGGACGAAATCAACGTCATAAACGCCAAACTGAAAGGGGTCAAGAACCGTTCGGAGCAGGACCAGCAACGTGCAGAAGTTATTGACTTCAACGCCTGGAGGTATTCCAAATCCAATGCCGTCTGGGCCGCCTTCCTCGGCGTGATTGTCAAAGGTATCGAAGATTCGCTCGGCTTCTGGAAAAAGATCAGTTTCCGTCTATTCGTTACACGTAAAGCACACCCCTTACGGCTGGTCGGTTGGATTGCTGGTGTGATAGTCTTTGGTTTTATCCTCTACGGTAAAGTACCCACAATCATCGACCACTTTACATCCGACCAAACCGTTCAAGGGGATCAGCTGAGACAGATCATCACGGTAGTTGAGGACAATCCACCTAACGACACTACAGCGACTCTATATGTCAAAGAACCCAAGACAGAGAACGACTCCCTGATTGATTTTGAGTCGATAGGTGTCAAAAATGCAATGACCGTTGTCACGGGCTTGATCACCGTCATCAGTACCATCTGGGGTTGGTTCTGGCCATTATCTCGGGGTGTGCTGGGTAAAGTCAAGAAGGGTGGCCGTGACATTCTTCCACAGGCGCAGGAGGATGTCATTCAATACCTGTCCATAGTTTCTCAGTGGCTTGCTCTCCAGACCAAACCGACCGAGGAGTCTGAAGACCAACCACCCACATCCAGCCTGTCGACCGACCGCTTTGTTGTGTTCATAGACGACATAGACCGGGTGCAACCGGGCAAGGTGCTATTACTGATGGAAGCAATCAAACTGTTTATGGACACGGAACGATTCGTATTCATTCTGGCCATGGATACGCGAGTAGTACGGTTCGCCATCGGTGAACACTACAAGTTTATGTGCAAGACAGTCAAGGACCGCGAGGAAATGGGCCGGTTCTACCTCGAAAAGATGATCCAGGTGCCATTCCACTTACCGGCGCTAACTGCGGTCAAGCGAAGGCAACTGATTGACAGCGTAATCAGTAAATACGTGGTTGAAGAAATGTCGGAGCCTGAGCCGGTGCCTGTTTCCGAGACTATTGATCTCCCCGCCAAACCAGCACCCTATGTTGCCGAGCCGACAGCCGAACCAATAGCTGAAACCGCCGCTCCTCCGTCAGCCGAAAGACCTGCTCCGGCCCGGAAAGCAGCGCCTTCACCTGAAGCTGAGTTATCCGATGAAATCGATCAACCGGGACCGATCGAGGCAGTTAGAATGAAGATCACACCGACCGAGTACAGTGTGATTAATAACATCATGGACACCGATGGGTTCAACATCTCGCCCCGTCTTATGAAAAGATTCATTAATATCTACATGATGGCTCGCCATATTCTGATAATGGAGCGGGCCGGACAAGTAGGCACAGGAACCGGGTATGTGCCACCTTCGTCGTTCGCAAAGTGGTTGGCTATCTCCGTGCTGCATCCGTTCGAGTCTGCCGCCTTGGTTCGATGGCTATCCGGCAGAGGCTGGGAATCTCCATTCGCCACAACTGGGATTGATCCGAATCTGGTGTTCGATGACAAGGGAGAATTCTGTTATCAGGTGAAGAAGAAACCTTCCAAGACCGCCGAAAGAGGTACTCTAAATCAAAAACCGTTTGACGATCTAAGTATTCGAGAGTTGCATAGGTTTGGACGTCTATTGCTCCAGCTGGACCTGGACTGGATAGCAGTTTCCAGGAATATCCACATCACCAACTGCTTCAACCTGGTGCTGGAGTAG
- a CDS encoding alpha/beta fold hydrolase: protein MPLVSIGEHKLFYREEMPPPSLGGTQESLIPIIFLHGFTLDHRQWNKQAEYFGQTRRVLCIDAMGHGKSDAPESGYSRADRVEHLRAFVEALGINRFHLVGLSMGGTTAIGYALRYSKQLESMTLVSTAAAGWSGSNKVSLVDRLAREKGLEAARRKWKQITLLYYKEKHLEIKQLMEEMVDGHSGAVWLDPMRGKYPREYDLEKVHEITVPTQIIVGELDRIFVPLAHTLNRQIAESRLLVYENTGHMVNMEQPDRFNADLSEFLKEVDK, encoded by the coding sequence GTGCCGTTAGTGTCCATCGGTGAGCACAAGCTGTTCTATCGGGAAGAGATGCCACCGCCGAGTTTGGGTGGTACGCAGGAGAGTCTGATCCCCATCATATTCCTGCACGGGTTTACGCTCGACCATCGGCAGTGGAACAAGCAAGCCGAATACTTCGGCCAAACTCGGCGTGTGTTGTGCATCGATGCGATGGGGCACGGCAAATCCGATGCGCCCGAAAGTGGCTACAGCCGCGCCGACCGCGTGGAGCACTTGCGCGCCTTTGTCGAAGCGTTGGGAATCAATCGGTTTCATCTGGTCGGGCTGTCGATGGGAGGAACAACGGCAATCGGCTACGCGCTCAGGTACAGCAAGCAGCTTGAGTCGATGACACTGGTCAGTACCGCCGCCGCCGGCTGGTCCGGGAGCAACAAAGTGTCGCTGGTCGACCGGCTGGCCCGTGAAAAAGGGCTGGAAGCGGCTCGTCGTAAATGGAAACAAATCACACTATTGTACTACAAAGAGAAGCATCTGGAAATCAAGCAACTTATGGAAGAGATGGTCGACGGCCATTCCGGCGCCGTCTGGCTGGACCCGATGCGAGGCAAGTACCCGCGCGAATACGATCTTGAAAAAGTCCATGAGATAACTGTCCCGACCCAGATTATTGTCGGTGAGCTGGATCGCATTTTTGTTCCGCTGGCCCACACACTGAATCGGCAGATCGCTGAAAGTCGGCTCCTCGTCTACGAAAACACGGGACACATGGTCAACATGGAACAGCCCGACCGCTTCAACGCCGATTTGAGTGAGTTTCTGAAAGAAGTAGACAAGTAG
- a CDS encoding glutamine synthetase family protein: protein MTRTKEDVLRQIDEAGVRYIRLCFTDILGKIKGMSITRSEIEQVLEEGQGFDGSSVEGFARIEESDLMAVPDPLTFRIIPWEISGERVAMMFCDIQNTDGTPYEGCPRWVLKRNLAKLQDKDWTVYVGPEIEYFYFENDETTKPLDKSGYFDFDAIDFGTQVRKATVAALQAMDIPVECSHHEVAASQHEIDLKYQEALVMADFSQVYRFIVKEIAMHNEIYATFMPKPVFGVNGSGMHCHQSIFSGGKNLFFDSGAQYNLSKMARHYTAGILKHVKEFTLITNQWVNSYKRLVPGYEAPVYVSWGRRNRSSMVRVPMYRVGKEAATRIELRSPDPAANPYLAFACMLAAGMKGIENEYELAEPIEENIFHMSDDKKAELDIEILPNSLENAVRKFEESTLMRETLGDHIFDALILNKRIEWDAYRMHVGQFETGKYLSML from the coding sequence GTGACCAGAACCAAAGAAGATGTTCTCAGACAAATTGACGAAGCCGGGGTGCGCTATATCCGGCTCTGCTTCACCGACATTCTCGGCAAGATCAAAGGTATGTCAATCACTCGGTCAGAGATCGAGCAAGTGCTCGAAGAAGGTCAGGGTTTCGATGGTTCCTCGGTGGAAGGTTTTGCGCGAATCGAAGAGTCCGACCTGATGGCCGTGCCGGACCCGCTCACTTTTCGCATAATTCCGTGGGAGATTTCCGGCGAACGGGTGGCCATGATGTTTTGCGACATTCAAAACACCGACGGCACGCCCTACGAAGGTTGCCCGCGCTGGGTGCTCAAACGCAACCTGGCCAAGCTGCAGGACAAAGACTGGACCGTCTATGTCGGCCCTGAAATCGAATACTTCTATTTTGAGAACGACGAGACCACCAAACCGCTGGACAAGTCCGGGTATTTCGATTTTGACGCTATCGACTTCGGCACTCAGGTGCGCAAAGCCACTGTGGCGGCCTTGCAGGCGATGGATATTCCGGTGGAGTGTTCGCACCACGAAGTCGCGGCCAGCCAGCACGAGATCGACTTGAAATACCAGGAAGCGCTGGTCATGGCCGACTTTTCTCAGGTCTATCGGTTTATCGTCAAAGAAATAGCCATGCACAACGAGATCTACGCAACCTTCATGCCCAAGCCGGTCTTCGGTGTGAACGGAAGCGGCATGCACTGCCATCAATCGATATTCTCAGGTGGAAAGAATCTGTTTTTCGACTCCGGCGCTCAGTATAATCTGTCGAAAATGGCTCGGCATTATACGGCCGGGATTTTGAAACATGTCAAAGAGTTCACGCTGATCACCAACCAGTGGGTGAACTCGTACAAGCGGCTGGTGCCGGGCTATGAAGCGCCGGTCTATGTCAGTTGGGGACGGCGCAATCGTTCCTCGATGGTGCGGGTACCGATGTATCGGGTCGGCAAAGAGGCCGCTACCCGGATAGAGTTGCGCTCGCCCGACCCGGCGGCCAATCCGTATCTCGCTTTTGCCTGCATGCTGGCGGCCGGTATGAAAGGGATCGAGAATGAATACGAACTGGCCGAACCGATAGAAGAGAACATCTTCCACATGTCCGATGACAAGAAGGCGGAGTTGGACATTGAAATCCTGCCCAATTCACTTGAAAACGCTGTGCGCAAATTCGAAGAGTCCACACTGATGCGCGAAACGCTGGGTGATCATATTTTCGATGCGTTGATTCTGAACAAGCGGATCGAGTGGGATGCCTATCGCATGCATGTGGGTCAGTTTGAAACAGGCAAGTATCTCTCGATGCTTTAG
- the purN gene encoding phosphoribosylglycinamide formyltransferase, which translates to MEANKTTPRLAVFISGSGSNLQALIDATKSGILSAEVVYVVSSLRKAYGLLRAANEGIESFVFKSKKYPSPEAAGEDIVQRLRERDIDYIALAGYLSLIPPEMVKAYRNRIVNIHNALLPKYGGKGMYGHHTHQAVLAANEKESGPTVHLVDEIYDNGRILGQKQVPVHPDDTPDSLSERVLEQEHKLYARVLQKLIKGEYDLD; encoded by the coding sequence ATGGAAGCGAACAAGACCACACCGAGACTCGCCGTGTTTATTTCCGGCAGCGGTAGCAACCTTCAAGCCCTGATCGATGCTACCAAGTCGGGCATTCTGTCGGCCGAGGTGGTTTACGTGGTCAGCAGCCTGCGGAAAGCATACGGGCTGTTGCGCGCGGCCAACGAAGGAATCGAGTCGTTCGTGTTCAAATCGAAGAAGTACCCCTCGCCTGAGGCCGCCGGTGAGGATATTGTGCAGAGACTTCGCGAACGAGATATCGACTACATCGCGTTGGCCGGCTATCTTAGTTTGATCCCACCGGAAATGGTCAAGGCTTACCGCAACCGGATCGTCAATATCCACAATGCACTCTTGCCCAAGTATGGCGGAAAAGGAATGTACGGCCACCATACTCACCAAGCGGTGTTGGCGGCCAACGAAAAAGAGTCCGGACCAACGGTCCACCTTGTTGATGAAATCTACGACAACGGACGTATATTGGGACAAAAACAGGTACCTGTTCATCCCGACGACACCCCCGACAGTCTGTCGGAGCGAGTGCTGGAACAGGAACACAAGCTATATGCACGCGTCCTACAGAAACTGATCAAAGGAGAGTATGATCTTGATTGA